The following are encoded in a window of Nakamurella sp. A5-74 genomic DNA:
- a CDS encoding metalloregulator ArsR/SmtB family transcription factor codes for MADLSADSEFRPLYEVKADLFKGLAHPLRIRILELLSAADEVPVSTLLAETGLEASHLSQQLAVLRRHRLVLSERRASQVFCRLAYPQVADLLRIARELLGQIVAGSGDQLRVVRALPPVGAAFPEHDR; via the coding sequence ATGGCCGATCTGAGTGCCGACAGCGAATTCCGGCCGCTGTACGAGGTCAAGGCAGATCTGTTCAAGGGGCTGGCGCACCCGTTGCGGATCCGGATCCTCGAACTGCTGTCGGCGGCGGACGAGGTTCCGGTGAGCACCCTGTTGGCCGAGACGGGGCTGGAGGCCTCTCACCTGTCCCAGCAGCTGGCGGTCCTGCGGCGTCACCGGTTGGTGCTCTCGGAACGCCGGGCGAGCCAGGTTTTCTGTCGGCTGGCGTACCCGCAGGTGGCCGACCTGCTGCGGATCGCTCGTGAATTGCTGGGCCAGATCGTTGCCGGGAGCGGGGACCAGCTGCGCGTTGTCCGAGCCCTCCCGCCCGTCGGTGCGGCATTCCCCGAGCACGACCGATGA
- a CDS encoding SDR family NAD(P)-dependent oxidoreductase: MGNPAELAATDPTRRTIVITGASDGIGAAAARALSAFGHRVVVVGRSPEKTAKVAAEIGADHLLADFADLAQVRTLADQLLERYPQIDVLANNAGGVMGDRSETKDGHEKTFQVNHLAPFLLTTLLADRLTESSATVIATASAAHRFGKIELDDLESTHRYKAMRAYGSAKLANILTTVELQRRLGTGGSELPAGRPGLTAVSIHPGVVASQFAREGKALTRLFYRPPFDRLLVTTEQGADQIIWLAQGTPGVDFTPGTYYARRKPGSLSKQAKDATLARGLWDRSAKMLFG, from the coding sequence ATGGGAAACCCTGCAGAGCTCGCCGCGACCGACCCGACCCGCAGGACGATCGTCATCACCGGCGCCAGCGACGGGATCGGCGCTGCTGCGGCCAGAGCGCTGAGCGCGTTCGGCCATCGCGTGGTGGTCGTCGGCCGCTCGCCGGAGAAGACCGCGAAGGTCGCCGCGGAGATCGGCGCCGACCACCTGCTGGCCGATTTCGCCGACCTCGCGCAGGTCCGCACTCTCGCCGATCAGCTGCTCGAGCGGTACCCGCAGATCGACGTGCTCGCCAACAATGCCGGCGGGGTGATGGGTGACCGCAGCGAGACGAAGGACGGCCACGAGAAGACCTTCCAGGTCAATCATCTGGCGCCGTTCCTGCTGACGACGCTGCTGGCCGACCGGCTCACCGAGAGTTCGGCGACCGTCATCGCCACGGCGAGCGCCGCCCACCGCTTCGGGAAGATCGAACTGGACGATCTGGAGTCCACCCATCGGTACAAGGCCATGCGCGCCTACGGCTCGGCGAAGTTGGCGAACATCCTGACGACGGTCGAGCTGCAGCGTCGGCTCGGGACGGGCGGCAGCGAGTTGCCCGCCGGTCGCCCGGGTCTCACCGCGGTGAGCATCCATCCCGGCGTCGTCGCGAGCCAGTTCGCCCGCGAGGGCAAGGCCCTGACGCGGCTGTTCTACCGGCCGCCGTTCGATCGGCTGCTGGTGACGACCGAGCAGGGCGCCGACCAGATCATCTGGCTCGCCCAGGGAACGCCCGGTGTCGACTTCACTCCCGGCACCTATTACGCCCGTCGCAAGCCTGGCTCGCTCAGCAAGCAGGCGAAGGATGCAACGCTCGCCCGCGGTCTGTGGGACCGCAGCGCGAAGATGCTGTTCGGCTGA
- a CDS encoding VIT family protein, whose amino-acid sequence MTDRPDAPTDTAVHPGEPHREGIAQRLNWLRAGVLGANDGIVSVAAIVVGVAGATTQTGPIVTAGMAGLVGGAISMALGEYVSVSSQRDSEHALIEKERRELAEMPEQEFDELVGLYRQKGLSEGTAHRVATELTAHDALAAHLEVELHLDESDVVSPWAAAGASALAFTVGAILPMVAILVPPAGARVTVTFVAVLFALAITGYLSAWIGGSSRWRAMARVVLGGALALAATYLVGSWLGASGIA is encoded by the coding sequence ATGACCGACCGACCCGACGCCCCGACCGATACGGCGGTCCATCCGGGTGAGCCCCATCGCGAGGGCATCGCGCAACGGCTCAACTGGTTGCGGGCCGGGGTGCTGGGTGCCAACGACGGGATCGTCTCGGTGGCGGCGATCGTGGTGGGCGTCGCGGGGGCTACGACGCAGACCGGCCCCATCGTCACCGCCGGGATGGCCGGGCTGGTGGGCGGCGCGATCTCGATGGCGTTGGGGGAGTACGTCTCGGTCAGCAGCCAGCGTGACAGCGAGCACGCCTTGATCGAGAAGGAGCGCCGGGAGCTCGCCGAGATGCCGGAGCAGGAGTTCGATGAGCTGGTCGGGCTGTACCGACAGAAGGGGCTGTCGGAGGGCACCGCGCACCGGGTCGCCACCGAGCTCACCGCCCACGACGCACTGGCTGCTCATCTCGAGGTCGAACTGCATCTGGACGAGAGTGACGTCGTGAGCCCGTGGGCGGCGGCCGGCGCCTCTGCGCTCGCCTTCACCGTCGGCGCGATCCTGCCGATGGTCGCGATCCTGGTGCCGCCCGCCGGTGCCCGCGTGACCGTGACCTTCGTCGCCGTGCTCTTCGCGCTCGCGATCACCGGCTACCTGTCTGCCTGGATCGGCGGCAGCTCACGCTGGCGCGCGATGGCCAGGGTCGTGCTGGGCGGCGCACTCGCGTTGGCAGCGACCTACCTGGTCGGTTCCTGGCTCGGGGCCTCAGGGATCGCCTGA
- a CDS encoding CrcB family protein produces MSAPHDPHADRDPELGVDSDLEVSDTTSGPSGAVHPRPRFLLLVAVGGALGTGLREALSLTFPPVSGVSVTTGVINVVGAFVLGLLLEFLSGRGEDSGRRRDLRLFAGTGVLGGFTTYSALATDTVLLGDTGRFVAAGAYTVGTLVLGLTAAALGIVLGRRIIRRRVAGSSS; encoded by the coding sequence ATGTCTGCACCGCACGACCCACACGCCGATCGCGATCCCGAGCTCGGCGTCGACAGCGATCTCGAGGTGTCCGACACCACCAGCGGGCCTTCCGGGGCCGTCCATCCTCGTCCGCGCTTCCTCCTGCTGGTGGCGGTCGGCGGCGCACTGGGGACTGGTCTGCGGGAGGCCCTGTCGCTGACCTTTCCGCCCGTCTCCGGGGTCTCGGTCACCACCGGGGTGATCAACGTGGTCGGCGCCTTCGTGCTGGGCCTGCTGCTGGAGTTCCTGTCCGGACGCGGCGAGGACTCCGGCCGACGACGGGACCTCCGACTGTTCGCCGGGACCGGGGTACTCGGCGGGTTCACCACTTACAGCGCCCTGGCGACGGACACCGTCCTGCTGGGAGACACCGGGCGCTTCGTCGCCGCCGGGGCCTACACCGTCGGCACGCTGGTGCTGGGGCTGACGGCTGCCGCTCTCGGCATCGTGCTGGGACGCCGCATCATCCGGCGTCGCGTCGCCGGGAGCTCTTCATGA
- the crcB gene encoding fluoride efflux transporter CrcB, producing the protein MTAAVFAGICVAGGLGAAARFCVDATVRKRFGSRMPWGTTMINLSGSLLLGLLTGLATAALVSADWRAILGTGLLGGYTTFSTAAFETVRLLHAGRRTAAALNGIGMLVLAVLLAWGGFALGSSW; encoded by the coding sequence ATGACCGCCGCAGTGTTCGCCGGGATCTGCGTCGCCGGAGGCCTCGGCGCAGCCGCCCGGTTCTGCGTGGATGCGACGGTACGGAAGCGGTTCGGCTCCCGGATGCCCTGGGGCACAACGATGATCAATCTGTCCGGTTCGCTGCTACTGGGGTTGCTCACCGGTCTCGCCACCGCTGCGCTGGTGTCGGCCGACTGGCGGGCGATTCTCGGCACCGGCCTGCTCGGTGGCTACACCACCTTCTCCACCGCAGCATTCGAGACGGTGCGGCTGCTGCACGCGGGCCGCCGAACCGCCGCGGCGCTGAACGGGATCGGGATGCTGGTGCTCGCGGTGCTGCTCGCCTGGGGCGGGTTTGCCCTCGGCTCGTCGTGGTGA
- a CDS encoding alcohol dehydrogenase catalytic domain-containing protein, whose amino-acid sequence MQITGAVLETSGAEAPFAQSRPFTVSTLELDAPGQGELLVRIEAAGVCHSDLSVVDGNRVRPTPMLLGHEAAGIVEQIGDGIDDLQVGDRVVMTFLPRCGSCAGCATDGRLPCEVGAAANGAGSLVGGGMRLHRNGSDVFHHLGVSGFASHAVVSRTSVVGVPTDVPAEIAALLGCAVLTGGGAVINAGRPAPGATVAVVGLGGVGMAALLVAQALGHPVIGVDMVADKLALARDLGAAQAISPIDAVEQGLRIPVVIEAAGSARAFETAFAVTAPGGTTVTVGLPAPQAVSTISPLTLTAEARTVIGSYLGSAVPERDIPTYVDLWRDGKLPLERLVSSRIRLEDLNGAMDALAAGTELRQLITF is encoded by the coding sequence ATGCAGATCACCGGTGCAGTGCTCGAGACGTCCGGCGCGGAGGCGCCTTTCGCGCAGAGCCGGCCGTTCACCGTCAGCACGTTGGAGCTCGACGCGCCAGGACAGGGTGAGCTGCTGGTGCGCATCGAGGCCGCGGGCGTGTGTCACTCCGATCTCAGCGTCGTGGACGGCAACCGGGTGCGGCCGACGCCGATGCTGCTGGGTCACGAGGCGGCCGGCATCGTCGAGCAGATCGGTGACGGCATCGACGATCTGCAGGTCGGCGACCGGGTGGTGATGACGTTTTTGCCGCGCTGCGGTTCGTGTGCAGGGTGCGCGACGGACGGCCGCCTGCCGTGTGAGGTCGGCGCCGCTGCCAACGGAGCGGGTTCCTTGGTCGGCGGCGGGATGCGACTGCACCGCAACGGCTCCGACGTTTTCCACCATCTCGGAGTCAGCGGCTTCGCCAGTCATGCAGTGGTCAGTCGGACGTCCGTGGTCGGTGTCCCCACGGACGTCCCGGCCGAGATCGCGGCCTTGCTGGGCTGCGCCGTTCTCACCGGTGGCGGCGCCGTCATCAACGCCGGCAGACCCGCTCCCGGTGCGACGGTCGCGGTGGTGGGCCTGGGTGGGGTGGGGATGGCCGCGCTGTTGGTGGCGCAGGCACTCGGACACCCGGTGATCGGCGTGGACATGGTGGCCGACAAGCTCGCGCTGGCCCGTGATCTGGGAGCAGCGCAGGCGATCTCACCGATCGACGCGGTCGAGCAAGGCCTGCGAATACCGGTCGTGATCGAAGCGGCGGGCTCAGCGCGTGCCTTCGAGACGGCCTTCGCGGTCACCGCACCTGGCGGGACCACGGTGACGGTCGGATTACCTGCACCGCAAGCTGTCTCGACGATCTCACCGCTCACTCTGACAGCCGAGGCGCGCACCGTGATCGGAAGCTATCTCGGATCAGCCGTTCCCGAGCGCGACATCCCGACCTACGTCGATCTCTGGCGGGACGGGAAGTTGCCCCTCGAGCGGCTGGTGTCCTCACGGATCCGCCTGGAGGATCTGAACGGGGCGATGGACGCCCTGGCCGCCGGCACCGAACTGCGCCAGCTCATCACCTTCTGA
- a CDS encoding PLD nuclease N-terminal domain-containing protein, which yields MLYVGGVVGFALLALWVFCLVDVILTPEGECRNLPKLAWLLIVLILPDIGSIIWLIAGRPRSTRPRFSGHYAGARPSGFPEYERPGRATASTPEADAEFLAQCRARAEEQRAAARRRDAEPGAD from the coding sequence ATGCTGTACGTAGGTGGGGTCGTCGGGTTCGCGCTGCTGGCGCTGTGGGTCTTCTGCCTGGTGGACGTCATCCTCACGCCCGAGGGGGAGTGCCGCAATCTTCCGAAGCTGGCATGGTTGCTGATCGTGCTGATCCTGCCGGACATCGGCTCGATCATCTGGCTCATCGCCGGTCGGCCGCGCAGCACCCGGCCGCGCTTCAGCGGGCACTACGCAGGTGCGCGACCCAGCGGTTTCCCCGAGTACGAGCGACCCGGTCGAGCCACCGCGTCCACCCCGGAGGCCGATGCCGAGTTCCTCGCCCAGTGCCGTGCACGGGCGGAGGAGCAGCGCGCCGCCGCACGCCGACGGGACGCGGAGCCGGGCGCGGACTGA
- a CDS encoding DUF2200 domain-containing protein, whose protein sequence is MSRIFTTSVASVYPHYVNKAERKGRTRAEVDEIFRWLTGFDEPTLQRHLDEKTTFEEFFAAAQLHPNVSLITGTVCGIRVENVEDPLMQKIRYLDKLVDELAKGKSMEKILRT, encoded by the coding sequence ATGAGCCGCATCTTCACCACCAGCGTTGCGTCGGTGTACCCGCACTACGTGAACAAGGCAGAGCGCAAGGGCCGCACCCGCGCCGAAGTGGACGAGATCTTCCGTTGGCTCACCGGGTTCGACGAGCCGACCTTGCAACGGCATCTCGACGAGAAGACCACGTTCGAGGAGTTCTTCGCCGCAGCGCAGCTGCACCCGAACGTCTCGCTCATCACCGGAACGGTGTGCGGCATCCGGGTGGAGAACGTGGAGGATCCGCTGATGCAGAAGATCCGCTACCTGGACAAGCTGGTGGACGAGCTGGCGAAGGGCAAGTCGATGGAGAAGATCCTGCGGACTTGA
- a CDS encoding alpha/beta hydrolase, translating to MTLTLDPEVGAALQALVAQAGEPVPLAVGDVAGRREAMGQLFSVLGTLVPPAPEVTVESTSLQVDGAELELRMYRPAQPSGSAALYVHGGGMIGGSVEIYDPFLRSYVQASGVPLVAVEYRLAPEFPHPTPVEDCFAALRWLVDHAADLGADPERIGVIGDSAGGGLSAGLALLARDRGVPVARQILIHPMLDDRNTSPDPAIAPFAVWTYDDNITGWGSLLGDAAGGDDVPPSAAPARAGSLKGLAPAYVEVGQLDIFAEEDVTYARRLMAAGVATELHVHPGCPHGFEVFAPDSAVARRAVADRIRQLQLL from the coding sequence ATGACGTTGACACTCGATCCGGAGGTGGGCGCTGCGCTCCAGGCGCTGGTGGCGCAGGCAGGGGAGCCCGTACCTCTCGCGGTGGGCGACGTCGCCGGGCGCAGGGAGGCGATGGGCCAGCTGTTCTCGGTACTGGGAACTCTGGTACCGCCGGCGCCGGAGGTGACGGTCGAGTCGACGTCGTTGCAGGTCGACGGGGCCGAGCTGGAACTGCGGATGTACCGACCGGCGCAGCCGTCGGGCTCCGCTGCGCTGTACGTCCACGGCGGCGGCATGATCGGTGGTTCGGTGGAGATCTACGACCCGTTCCTGCGCTCGTACGTGCAGGCCTCCGGGGTCCCGCTGGTCGCGGTCGAGTATCGCCTGGCGCCCGAGTTCCCGCATCCGACGCCGGTCGAGGACTGCTTCGCCGCGCTGCGGTGGTTGGTCGATCACGCTGCAGACCTGGGCGCGGACCCGGAACGCATCGGGGTCATCGGCGACTCGGCCGGTGGTGGCCTGTCCGCCGGGCTCGCGCTGCTGGCCAGGGATCGCGGTGTACCGGTGGCGCGGCAGATCCTCATCCATCCGATGCTGGACGACCGCAACACCTCCCCGGATCCGGCGATCGCGCCGTTCGCGGTCTGGACCTACGACGACAACATCACCGGGTGGGGGAGCCTGCTCGGCGACGCCGCCGGTGGGGACGACGTCCCGCCTTCGGCCGCTCCTGCCAGAGCCGGATCGCTGAAGGGCCTGGCCCCGGCCTATGTCGAGGTCGGCCAGCTCGACATCTTCGCCGAGGAGGACGTCACCTATGCCCGTCGACTGATGGCTGCCGGCGTGGCCACGGAGCTGCACGTCCACCCGGGCTGTCCGCACGGGTTCGAGGTCTTCGCCCCGGACTCCGCGGTGGCGCGCCGTGCTGTCGCCGACCGGATCCGACAGCTGCAACTGCTCTGA